The Mycolicibacterium fluoranthenivorans genome segment CGTGCAGGTAGTGGTTGAACCGCGCCTGGTAGATGGCGTTCATCGGGCCCAGGCCCATCGACACCGTGGGGAACTCCCAGAAGTCGGGCATCAGGCGCGGGTGCGGGTAGGACGGCAGGCCGCCGCCGGCGTGGCTGTGCTCCTGGCGGAAACCGTCCAACTGGTTGGCAGTCAGCCGGCCTTCGAGGAAGGCGCGGGCGTACATGCCGGGGGAGGCGTGGCCCTGGATGAAGATCTGGTCGCCGCCACCGGGATGGGACTTGCCCCGGAAGAAGTGGTTGAAGCCGACCTCATACAGCGAGGCCGACGAGGCGTAGGTCGAAATATGGCCGCCCACACCGACTCCCGGCCGCTGGGCACGGTGCACCATGATGGCCGCATTCCAGCGGATCCAGGCCCGGTAGCGCCGCTCGACATCCTCGTCACCGGGGAACCAGGGCTCCAGCTCGGTGGGGATGGTGTTGACGTAGTCGGTGGACGTCAGCGCGGGGATGGCGACACGCTGCTCACCCGATCGTTCCAGCAGGCGCAGCATCAGGTAGCGCGCGCGAGCCGGGCCGGACCGTTCCAGGAGTGCGTCGAACGATTCCAGCCATTCGGCGGTCTCGTCGGGGTCGATATCGGGGAGGTAGGAGGCGACACCTTCGCGGATCACGCGGACGCGATCGGGTTCGCCTGTGGTACCAGAGTTTTGGGCCAGGTCTTGGCGCGCGAACTCGGTGGTCAACTTGGGCTCCTTGGTTGGCGGTGCTTCGTAGTGCTTGGTTGCTTGTGGCGTCACTATCGTGCCTCTATCGTGCCCCACATCACCGCGCAGGGTGGCCTACCGCTCGGTAACCGAATGATCCGGCGATTGACGGCCCGAACCGGTAACGTCTGGCAGCAATGCGCAACAGTTGGCGGGGGTCTTCGGTGCTGGTCCGGATACGAATCGGCGCCTTGGTGCTGGGTTGTCTGGCCGCTCTGGCGATGATCGTGGTCGGGTGCACCAGCGTGACCAGCGGTACCGCCACGGTGGACAAGGCCGATGCGCCGGTCTATCGCGCGTCGGTGTCGGCCTCGGCCGCCGAGTCGGCGGAGAGTTCCAGCTCGAAGGAATCCGAGCGACAGAAGTCGGTCACGACCAGTGCCATCCACAGCTCCTGCGAGGCGCTCAGCTCCAGCAGCGTGGACGCCATCTCCGCGGTGAACGACTACGTCGGCGCGTACAACGAGAACGGTGACGTCGCCGGCGCCGCGCGCCCGGCGATCGACGCGCTCAATCACAGCGCCGACGCGGTCGAACACAGCATTTCCGACCCGCTGGGTCCGGACCTGAAGAGCGCTCTGACAGAGTGGGTGGGTGCGGCTCGGGCCTTGGCGTCGTCGATTGCGGGCGATGTCGGGCCGGATGCGTTCAACGACGGAGTCGGCCGACTCAACGATGCGAAGGACGCCGCGCTGAACCTGTGCGATAAGGCATATCGATAAACCTTGCCGCCAAGTCTCGGTTGATAGGCCCCGGCGTGCGAATATAGGCCGAGCGCACTCGGAAACGCTAAAAGCTTGAAGGAGGACAGACGGTGGTCGCGGGGACGGACTCTGACCCGAATTACGCCCGAAAACTGGGCATCGAGAAGGATCAGGTCGTTCAGGAGTTGGGGTGGGACGAAGACACCGACGACGATATTAGGGCCGATATCGAGGACGTCGCCGGCGGCGAACTCCTCGATGAGGATGCCGATGAGGTCGTCGACGTGGTGTTGTTGTGGTGGCGCGATGACGACGGTGACCTGGTAGATCGGCTGATGGACGCCATCACGCCGCTCGCCGACGACGGTGTCATCTGGGTCATCACTCCGAAGACGGGCAAGCCCGGTCACGTGCAGCCCGCGGAGATCGCCGAGTCGGCGCCCACTGCCGGGCTGATGCAGACGTCGTCGGCCAACCTGGGCGATTGGATTGCCAGCCGGCTGGTGCAGCCGAAGTCCAAGGCGAAGAGCCGATAGCCCGGTTGGCGCCGAGATTGCCGTTATTGCGGCCCGCACTCGCACATCGTCGCGGTAACCGCAATCTCGCGGTGCACCGATGCTGACTGCGGGCCTCGCCGCGCCCGACTTCACCCTCAAGAACCAGCACGGCCAGCCCGTCACCTTGTCGGGGTTTCGCGGCCGCGACGTCCTGCTGGTGTTCTTTCCGCTCGCCTTCACCCCGATCTGTGCCGGTGAACTGGGCGAGATTCAGAGCCATCCCGAGGTGTACAACACCGCCGACACCGTCACGCTCGCGGTCTCGGTGGGGCCGCCGCCGACGCACAAGGTGTGGGCCAAGCAGAGCGGGTTCACCTTCGACCTGCTGTCGGACTTCTGGCCGCACGGCGCCGTCGCTGAGCAGTTCGGGGTGTTCAATACGGGGTCCGGCTTCGCCGACCGGGGCACCTTCACGATCGACCGGTCCGGGATCATCCGGTTCGCCGAGTGCAAGCAGCCCGGCGAGGTGCGCGACGCGGCCGTCTGGCGGGACGCGCTGGCCGCTTTGCGGATTTAGTACTGGCCTTCGTGGGCGTGTACCGTGCCTGCGACGGGGCGCGTAGCTCAGTGGTAGAGCTCTGGTTTTACACACCAGCGGTCGGCGGTTCGATACCGTCCGCGCCCACCATCGAAAGTCCGTCCGGGGCCCCGGACGGCGGCGTGCCATCTGGGTCATTCTGATCGGCGGCGTTGGCAGATTCATCCGCTCCCGCAGGCGGACCACCAGCGCGGTCGTGGACGATCTCGAGGTGGTCGAAGGTCACCGGGCTGATAAGCGGCGGCTCCGGGACGTTCATTGGGCCCCTGATCGGGGCGATTGCGCATCGTGTGACTGACCGGGTGCGTGCCCAGGAGATGGCTGATTCTGTCGGCCAGCACCCGACCACCACGAGAGTCGTTAGGGCTCAATGGATGTACCTGGTTGTGGTCACATCGATCGCAACATAGCGAACCTGCTCGTCGCGTCGGAAAGTTACGGTGGTGGCATCGGGATCACGCGGGTGTCAAACAGGGGGCTCTATGTCGGCGTTAGCTTCGGATCGCGGGATACTGTCGCCCCCGCAGCGCCAGCTTCCAGCGGAGAGAGAAGAAACCCACCGAACCTCGGCCCGCCCGCCCGGCCCGGCTCCCAGCGCAGCGAGGACCCGGTAGATGCCGCGATGGTCAAAGCGCATGTCGTCCGTCGGCTTGTCACGCACCAGGACTGAGTCCGGAAAGTGAACGCCATCACGCGTCGATGGGCTGCGTTTGCGGATGCCCTGCACAGCCGGCTGTGGCCGATCCCGGCGGCTGCGGTGGTCGCCGCGATCGGGGTCGGAGTGGCGCTCACGAATCTCGAGGAACTGTACGGCCGGGGGCTGCCACCAGCACTGAGCGATCATCTTTTCGGCGGTGACGCTGACGCGGCACGCTCAGTGCTGACCGTCATCGCAGGATCGCTGATGACGGTGACGTCGCTGACCTTTTCGCTCACGGTGCTGACACTGCAGTTGGCGAGTAGCCAGTTCTCGCCGCGATTGCTGCGCACCTTCACCGGTGACCGATTCGTCCAGGGCAGCCTGGCGCTGCTGCTTGCCACCTTCGCCTTCGCCCTGACCGTATTGCGTACCGTCCGCGCCGGACCCGGGGACGTGGAGTTCGTTCCACAGCTGTCGGTCACCCTGGCCTATCTGCTGGCCATGACGAGCGTGCTGACGCTGGTCTTGTTCCTTGCGCATCTGGTCCGCGAGATTCGCGTCGAGTCCATGGTGAGCACCGTGCATGTCGAGGCCGGCGCGACGATGCGGCGCCTCCTGGACCCCTCCGCCGAGATACCGATCGGCGCCCCGCCGACACCACCACCTGACGCGGTTCTGTTGACGGCGGGCGCGTCGGGGTTTCTCACTCGAGTCGACGAAGTCGCGCTGCTGGCCGCTGCGCAGGACACCGGGACCGTGGTGTTGATCGACCGCGAGCCGGGTAGCTCGCTGATCGCTCGCACGCCGATCGGGTATGCGTGGGCGCTCGCGTCGCAGCCCGTCCTGGACAAGGAGCGCGTCCAGGAATTGCAGGCGAGGGTCGCGCGCGCGGTGGCGACGGGGTTCGAGCGGACTTCGGTCGATGACCTCGGCTATGGACTGCGCCAACTGACCGATGTCGCGACCAAGGCCCTGTCGCCGGGAATCAACGACCCCACCACCGCCATTCACACGCTGGGACATAGTGCGGCATTGTTGTGCGAGTTCGCCGCACACACGCTGGGACCTAAGTGCTTGCTCGACGACGAGGACCGAGTTCGGGTCGTGTTGCGGCGCCCGGGCC includes the following:
- a CDS encoding DUF3052 domain-containing protein, which translates into the protein MVAGTDSDPNYARKLGIEKDQVVQELGWDEDTDDDIRADIEDVAGGELLDEDADEVVDVVLLWWRDDDGDLVDRLMDAITPLADDGVIWVITPKTGKPGHVQPAEIAESAPTAGLMQTSSANLGDWIASRLVQPKSKAKSR
- a CDS encoding peroxiredoxin, which produces MLTAGLAAPDFTLKNQHGQPVTLSGFRGRDVLLVFFPLAFTPICAGELGEIQSHPEVYNTADTVTLAVSVGPPPTHKVWAKQSGFTFDLLSDFWPHGAVAEQFGVFNTGSGFADRGTFTIDRSGIIRFAECKQPGEVRDAAVWRDALAALRI
- a CDS encoding DUF2254 domain-containing protein, which translates into the protein MNAITRRWAAFADALHSRLWPIPAAAVVAAIGVGVALTNLEELYGRGLPPALSDHLFGGDADAARSVLTVIAGSLMTVTSLTFSLTVLTLQLASSQFSPRLLRTFTGDRFVQGSLALLLATFAFALTVLRTVRAGPGDVEFVPQLSVTLAYLLAMTSVLTLVLFLAHLVREIRVESMVSTVHVEAGATMRRLLDPSAEIPIGAPPTPPPDAVLLTAGASGFLTRVDEVALLAAAQDTGTVVLIDREPGSSLIARTPIGYAWALASQPVLDKERVQELQARVARAVATGFERTSVDDLGYGLRQLTDVATKALSPGINDPTTAIHTLGHSAALLCEFAAHTLGPKCLLDDEDRVRVVLRRPGLAELLELAIGAPRHYGAGDVAVLDRVFALLRELAWCADQPEHRSAIHDQLERTRAVAARQTFDAAERNRMRDAAIRVEDALDGRWPPQ